The following are encoded in a window of Panthera leo isolate Ple1 chromosome B2, P.leo_Ple1_pat1.1, whole genome shotgun sequence genomic DNA:
- the UBD gene encoding LOW QUALITY PROTEIN: ubiquitin D (The sequence of the model RefSeq protein was modified relative to this genomic sequence to represent the inferred CDS: inserted 2 bases in 1 codon; deleted 1 base in 1 codon; substituted 1 base at 1 genomic stop codon), with protein sequence MPGRLAFIVQVGVCSEEWASMTLTANLDNRVKKITEYVRAQTNVPVXIDRQTTIHLTLKVVKPSDEXLSLFLVEIGDEGQRHLLQVRRSSSVAQVRQMIESKTAVVPLEKQTVVCNGKKLEDGKTMGEYGTKRGSLGEQKSYC encoded by the exons ATGCCGGGTCGCTTGGCTTTCATTGTCCAGGTGGGGGTCTGTTCTGAGGAATGGGCATCAATGACCCTCACTGCTAACTTGGACAACAGAGTGAAGAAGATCACTGAATATGTCCGGGCTCAGACCAACGTCCCTGT CATCGACAGGCAGACAACCATCCACCTCACTCTAAAGGTGGTGAAGCCCAGTGACGAGTAGCTGTCCCTGTTTCTGGTGGAGATCGGTGATGAGGGGCAGAGGCATCTCCTCCAGGTGCGAAGGTCCAGTTCGGTGGCCCAGGTGAGACAGATGATTGAGAGCAAGACGGCTGTAGTGCCT CTTGAGAAACAGACTGTGGTTTGCAATGGCAAGAAGCTGGAAGAtgggaagaccatgggggagtaTGGCACCAAAAGGGgcagtttaggg